A window of the Candidatus Jettenia caeni genome harbors these coding sequences:
- a CDS encoding molybdenum cofactor biosynthesis protein, which yields MELTKHKDILTYEEIVMIVRHAIKLGIKSFRLTGGEPLFRRDIEHLLRMLGDVQGIEDLAITTNGICLKNYTKVMKEIGLFRLNISLDSLEESKFEKITRGGNLKDVLDGIDDVIHLGFKNTKINVVAMKGINDDEFEEFARLTLERDLEVRFIEYMAMNKENLASEDKFIPMSDIIDIIGKSNELISLPSPNLGSGAAKIYRIRGAVGKLGFVSAVSQPFCNSCNRLRLTSDGKLRSCLLSGGEVDLKNILRNNPTEEILTNAFIRAANLKPPVHSGKGHVVMHQVGG from the coding sequence TTGGAACTCACAAAGCATAAGGATATTCTAACCTATGAAGAAATTGTGATGATTGTACGGCATGCCATCAAATTGGGAATCAAAAGCTTTCGTTTAACAGGAGGAGAACCCCTTTTTCGAAGAGATATTGAACATCTATTACGCATGTTAGGAGATGTTCAAGGCATAGAAGATCTTGCCATAACAACAAACGGCATTTGTCTCAAAAACTATACAAAGGTAATGAAAGAAATCGGACTATTCAGATTAAACATTAGCCTTGATAGTTTAGAAGAATCAAAATTCGAAAAGATCACACGAGGCGGAAATTTAAAGGATGTTCTTGATGGTATTGACGATGTTATTCATTTGGGATTCAAAAATACGAAGATTAATGTAGTTGCTATGAAGGGAATCAATGATGATGAATTTGAGGAATTTGCAAGGCTCACGCTGGAGCGGGATTTGGAAGTACGTTTTATTGAGTATATGGCAATGAATAAAGAAAACCTCGCTTCTGAGGATAAGTTCATCCCCATGTCCGATATTATCGATATTATCGGAAAGAGTAATGAGTTAATATCACTCCCCTCTCCCAATTTAGGAAGCGGCGCTGCAAAAATATACAGGATTAGAGGGGCCGTAGGAAAACTGGGATTTGTATCTGCGGTAAGCCAGCCTTTTTGCAATTCCTGTAATCGCCTTCGTTTAACCTCTGATGGGAAGCTTCGTTCCTGTTTGTTATCCGGTGGAGAAGTAGACTTAAAAAATATTCTGAGAAATAACCCCACGGAAGAAATACTCACCAATGCATTTATCCGTGCCGCAAATTTGAAGCCTCCCGTACATTCCGGTAAAGGGCATGTAGTCATGCATCAAGTGGGAGGATGA
- a CDS encoding putative phosphoesterase has product MKNVIISDIHSNVDALLAVIKEIADKEHDIDRLLIVGDIVGYGASPNECCDIIRYLVYGRREVSLENIYKISSQPYLSPLERDNLLNAFQLLEKKGIAIGGNHDREAVGEPSLTTEMNPVAKIAIDWTKDLLTKKNLKFLRRLSLRMKLGKEEFEIVHSTPAYPKGYEYAKNAGVLKYTNLWSKVTFGGHTHRPAAYIYTKEIRTVNASVLIPADNYDMRLMLIEKESTNKVESFHIDLSKGWKYYINVGSVGQPRDGNACGCYVVFDSSSKHLCFKRVSYNTEVASKKILEAKLPNELAQRVLKGV; this is encoded by the coding sequence ATGAAAAACGTTATTATATCGGATATCCATAGCAATGTGGATGCTTTACTAGCAGTAATTAAAGAAATCGCCGATAAGGAACATGATATCGATAGGTTATTAATTGTTGGTGATATTGTTGGCTATGGTGCATCGCCAAATGAGTGCTGCGATATTATACGGTATTTAGTTTACGGTAGGAGGGAAGTCTCTTTAGAAAATATATATAAAATATCATCTCAACCATATTTGAGTCCATTAGAAAGAGACAATTTACTGAATGCCTTTCAGTTATTAGAGAAAAAAGGGATTGCTATTGGTGGAAATCACGACAGAGAGGCAGTTGGTGAGCCGTCTCTTACCACAGAAATGAATCCGGTAGCAAAGATTGCTATAGACTGGACTAAAGATCTCTTAACGAAAAAGAATCTTAAATTTTTAAGACGCCTTTCACTAAGGATGAAATTGGGTAAGGAAGAATTCGAAATCGTACATAGCACACCCGCCTATCCGAAAGGATACGAATATGCGAAGAATGCAGGTGTACTGAAATATACGAATTTATGGTCAAAGGTAACCTTTGGTGGGCACACTCATCGTCCAGCAGCCTATATTTATACAAAAGAGATAAGAACAGTAAACGCCTCAGTCCTGATTCCAGCAGACAATTATGATATGAGACTCATGCTTATTGAAAAGGAATCAACAAATAAAGTAGAATCTTTTCATATCGATTTGAGCAAAGGATGGAAATATTATATCAACGTAGGTTCCGTAGGGCAACCGCGGGATGGAAACGCTTGTGGCTGTTATGTAGTATTTGATTCCTCTTCAAAACATCTCTGCTTTAAGCGGGTATCCTACAATACGGAAGTGGCATCAAAAAAAATCCTGGAAGCAAAATTGCCGAATGAATTGGCGCAGAGGGTGTTAAAAGGGGTTTAA
- a CDS encoding serine/threonine protein kinase, translated as MPEKGIKYSPDFEFSEEYYILKELNHIQIPVAYDFGHAELFKDGKFLIKQNFIVLQHIHGYDLLDYFNEKDVEDIRTIEEIIKLFITVCDPLQYLHSKNYIHCDLKPGHLILNHKTKLVHLVDFELAIKKGGIIKGISKEYASPEQLQMLAYLKDRPRKFHYEDISSAIRLDGRTDLYSIGLILYQILTKKLWQAEKTLPHQINDQVSQKLEEVIQGLLEVHVSSRISSAEELKKLLSSII; from the coding sequence ATGCCGGAAAAAGGAATAAAATACTCTCCAGACTTTGAATTTTCAGAAGAGTATTATATATTGAAGGAACTGAATCATATTCAAATACCGGTAGCTTACGATTTTGGACACGCTGAGTTATTCAAAGATGGGAAATTTTTAATTAAGCAAAATTTTATTGTATTGCAGCACATTCATGGATATGACCTTCTTGATTACTTTAACGAAAAGGATGTTGAAGACATCAGAACTATTGAGGAAATTATTAAATTATTTATTACCGTCTGCGATCCTCTGCAATATCTTCATAGTAAGAACTATATTCATTGTGATTTAAAACCCGGACACTTGATCCTTAACCATAAAACAAAGTTAGTGCACCTTGTTGATTTTGAATTAGCTATCAAAAAGGGAGGGATCATTAAAGGGATCAGTAAAGAATATGCATCACCGGAACAATTGCAAATGCTTGCTTATTTAAAAGACAGACCAAGAAAATTTCATTATGAAGATATTTCCTCAGCTATTCGGCTCGACGGCAGGACAGACTTGTACTCTATAGGACTTATATTGTATCAAATACTAACAAAGAAATTATGGCAAGCAGAAAAGACCTTACCCCATCAGATAAACGATCAGGTGTCCCAAAAATTAGAAGAGGTTATTCAGGGATTATTAGAGGTACATGTTTCTTCCAGGATTTCATCAGCCGAAGAATTAAAAAAATTGTTAAGTAGTATCATTTAG
- a CDS encoding molybdenum cofactor biosynthesis protein, giving the protein MQQLSHFDEQGASRMVDVSNKEITERIAVAHAKIIMRSETFQLIMDKKIQKGDVFEVARIAGIMAAKQTSNLIPMCHPLNLASVKIDYTNNDSDTINIFAEVKVTGKTGVEMEAITAASICAITIYDMCKSVDKGMVISDIHLVKKSGGKSGTFVFAQSV; this is encoded by the coding sequence ATGCAACAATTAAGCCATTTTGATGAACAGGGTGCATCGCGTATGGTAGATGTTAGCAATAAGGAAATTACGGAGAGAATTGCTGTTGCTCATGCAAAAATTATCATGAGATCAGAAACATTTCAACTTATTATGGATAAAAAGATCCAAAAAGGAGATGTCTTTGAGGTAGCCCGTATAGCCGGTATTATGGCGGCAAAACAAACCTCTAATCTCATCCCCATGTGCCATCCACTCAATTTGGCAAGCGTTAAGATTGATTACACAAACAATGATTCAGATACCATTAACATATTTGCCGAGGTGAAAGTTACGGGGAAAACAGGTGTAGAAATGGAGGCTATTACCGCAGCAAGCATCTGTGCAATTACCATATACGACATGTGCAAATCTGTCGACAAAGGAATGGTGATTAGCGATATTCATCTGGTAAAGAAGTCTGGTGGCAAGAGTGGAACTTTTGTCTTTGCACAGTCAGTGTAA